The proteins below are encoded in one region of Pseudonocardia sp. DSM 110487:
- a CDS encoding hydroxyacid dehydrogenase, which yields MPRLAVAMTPARFADVCDAATRELLEERFEVTWAGERLELVAGADVVLTSWGTPHLDAALCPPVVAHAAGSVKRLVDPEVFDRGVAVFSAAGRIAWSVGEYCLAAILTLARQLPRFDTAMRAGEWKPGYLRGHEIRGRAVGLLGASSTARALITLLKPFGCDIVVYDPFLDADRAAALGVRTASLEEALACPIVSVHVPNVPETRGMVSRKLIEALTDGAVLVNSSRGPAVDQEALLEHVLDGRISAALDVYDVEPPALTPEHLAAPNLLLSPHVAGDTTEGHLALTGYVMADVLAYLDRGECGPSFVDPASWAIAA from the coding sequence GTGCCCCGACTCGCCGTCGCCATGACACCCGCACGCTTCGCCGACGTCTGCGATGCCGCCACCCGTGAGCTCCTCGAGGAGCGTTTCGAGGTGACGTGGGCCGGAGAGCGGCTGGAGCTCGTCGCCGGCGCCGACGTCGTGCTCACCAGCTGGGGCACCCCCCACCTGGACGCCGCGCTGTGCCCGCCGGTCGTCGCCCATGCCGCGGGCTCGGTGAAGCGGCTCGTCGACCCGGAGGTGTTCGACCGGGGCGTCGCGGTCTTCTCCGCGGCCGGCCGGATCGCATGGTCGGTGGGCGAGTACTGCCTCGCCGCGATCCTGACGCTCGCCCGGCAGCTCCCCCGCTTCGACACGGCGATGCGCGCGGGCGAGTGGAAGCCGGGGTACCTGCGCGGCCACGAGATCCGCGGCCGCGCGGTCGGGCTGCTCGGGGCGAGCTCCACGGCCAGGGCGCTGATCACGCTGCTGAAGCCGTTCGGCTGCGACATCGTCGTCTACGACCCCTTCCTCGACGCCGACCGGGCCGCGGCGCTCGGCGTGCGGACCGCCTCGCTGGAAGAGGCGCTCGCCTGCCCGATCGTCTCGGTGCACGTGCCGAACGTGCCCGAGACGCGCGGCATGGTGAGCCGCAAGCTGATCGAGGCCCTCACCGACGGGGCCGTCCTCGTGAACTCCTCCCGGGGTCCGGCCGTCGACCAGGAGGCACTGCTCGAGCACGTGCTCGACGGCCGGATCTCCGCCGCCCTCGACGTCTACGACGTGGAACCGCCTGCGCTCACCCCCGAGCACCTCGCCGCGCCGAACCTGCTGCTGTCCCCGCACGTCGCGGGCGACACCACCGAGGGCCACCTCGCGCTCACCGGATACGTCATGGCCGACGTGCTCGCCTACCTCGACCGGGGCGAGTGTGGACCGAGCTTCGTCGACCCGGCCTCCTGGGCCATCGCCGCCTGA
- a CDS encoding mandelate racemase/muconate lactonizing enzyme family protein yields MTRIRSVEVFPVAVPFAKDFVLGSGAVGTQERAGQVIFVKIVTEDGVVGWGEQRALPSWSYETAETIAVVIKRYLQPLLLELTPFDVELFHRRANRVLSPSVSNGFPFARAAVDLAMHDAAGRAAGLPVHALLGGRVREEIPLCSAIGVDGPAAVRERVQQSADYGAYKVKIAGDPDADAAAVLAVAEVAAGKPLWLDANQSYRPSALRGLLGAIGDVPGLHCVEQPVPSTDVLGLRRLRTMIDLPVAVDEGSFTAADLARVVQLEAADLAVIKIAKAGGIRNALKTAQVAIASGLELLASGLTDCGIGFAAALHLFSQLDLALPAELNGPELLADLYVDGLRITKAVATVPDAPGLGVEVDEERIRAEALDLFT; encoded by the coding sequence ATGACACGCATCCGATCCGTCGAGGTCTTCCCCGTCGCCGTCCCGTTCGCCAAGGACTTCGTGCTCGGCAGCGGCGCGGTCGGCACCCAGGAACGCGCCGGGCAGGTGATCTTCGTGAAGATCGTCACCGAGGACGGCGTCGTCGGCTGGGGCGAGCAGCGCGCGCTGCCCAGCTGGAGCTACGAGACCGCCGAGACCATCGCGGTGGTGATCAAGCGGTACCTGCAGCCGCTGCTTCTGGAGCTCACCCCGTTCGACGTCGAGCTGTTCCACCGCAGGGCCAACCGGGTGCTCAGCCCCTCGGTGTCCAACGGCTTCCCCTTCGCAAGGGCCGCGGTCGATCTCGCCATGCACGACGCCGCGGGCCGGGCGGCAGGCCTGCCGGTGCACGCGCTGCTCGGCGGCCGGGTCCGCGAGGAGATCCCGCTCTGCTCGGCCATCGGCGTGGACGGTCCGGCCGCGGTCCGCGAGCGGGTGCAGCAGTCCGCGGACTACGGCGCGTACAAGGTCAAGATCGCGGGCGACCCGGACGCCGACGCCGCGGCGGTGCTCGCCGTCGCGGAGGTGGCGGCGGGCAAGCCGCTCTGGCTGGACGCCAACCAGTCCTACCGGCCCAGCGCGCTGAGAGGCCTGCTCGGGGCGATCGGCGACGTGCCCGGCCTGCACTGCGTCGAGCAACCGGTGCCCAGCACGGACGTGCTCGGGTTGCGCCGCCTGCGCACGATGATCGACCTCCCGGTCGCCGTCGACGAGGGCAGCTTCACCGCGGCCGACCTCGCGCGCGTCGTGCAGCTGGAGGCCGCCGACCTGGCCGTGATCAAGATCGCCAAAGCAGGTGGGATCCGCAACGCGCTCAAGACCGCGCAGGTGGCGATCGCCAGTGGCCTGGAGCTGCTCGCCAGCGGCCTGACCGACTGCGGGATCGGGTTCGCCGCCGCGCTGCACCTGTTCAGCCAGCTCGACCTCGCGCTCCCCGCCGAGCTCAACGGCCCCGAACTGCTGGCCGACCTCTACGTCGACGGCCTGCGGATCACCAAGGCCGTCGCCACCGTGCCCGACGCGCCCGGCCTCGGCGTCGAGGTCGACGAGGAGCGCATCCGCGCGGAAGCACTGGACCTGTTCACCTGA
- a CDS encoding LysR family transcriptional regulator: MDVSLHQLRGFVVVAEEQHFGRAAARLNLTQPPLSRQVQALETALGVALFDRVGRGVRLNAAGEVFLAHCRRALALIDAAPEATRRAAEGETGALRLAFTAIGAYAVLGDFLARVHEGLPGVSVALTELASPGQFDLLAGMELDLGLVRPPIPEQFASVLVHSEDLVLAVPDGHPLATADGPVALADVTDEYIGYSPEGSRYLHDICAAMIGMNRYRVSQLVSQVPTMLALVRAGTGCALVPRSITAMGVHGVRYRELAAADAHSVTLHACWSPDNPNPALHRLVESMMSRLQ, from the coding sequence ATGGATGTGTCGCTGCACCAGCTCCGCGGGTTCGTCGTCGTCGCGGAGGAGCAGCACTTCGGGCGGGCCGCGGCACGGCTCAACCTGACCCAACCGCCGCTGTCCCGCCAGGTCCAGGCCCTGGAAACGGCGCTGGGCGTGGCGCTCTTCGACCGGGTTGGCCGCGGGGTGCGGCTCAACGCGGCCGGCGAGGTCTTCCTCGCGCATTGCCGCCGCGCGCTCGCCCTGATCGACGCGGCGCCCGAGGCCACCCGGCGCGCCGCTGAGGGGGAGACCGGCGCGCTACGGCTCGCGTTCACCGCGATCGGCGCCTACGCGGTGCTCGGCGACTTCCTGGCGCGCGTGCACGAGGGGCTCCCCGGCGTGAGCGTCGCGCTGACCGAGCTGGCGAGCCCCGGCCAGTTCGACCTGCTCGCCGGGATGGAGCTCGACCTCGGCCTCGTCCGGCCACCGATCCCGGAGCAGTTCGCGTCCGTGCTCGTGCACTCGGAGGACCTCGTGCTCGCGGTGCCCGACGGGCATCCACTCGCCACGGCGGACGGGCCGGTCGCCCTCGCCGACGTCACCGACGAGTACATCGGCTACAGCCCAGAGGGCTCGCGGTACCTCCACGACATCTGCGCCGCCATGATCGGGATGAACCGGTACCGGGTGAGCCAGCTCGTGTCGCAGGTGCCGACCATGCTCGCACTCGTGCGGGCCGGGACGGGATGCGCGCTCGTGCCGCGGTCGATCACAGCGATGGGGGTGCACGGGGTTCGGTACCGGGAACTCGCTGCCGCCGATGCGCATTCGGTGACGTTGCATGCGTGTTGGAGTCCGGACAACCCGAATCCGGCGCTCCATCGGCTGGTCGAGTCGATGATGTCTCGTCTCCAATGA
- the rph gene encoding rifamycin-inactivating phosphotransferase encodes MGYVVGLQEIDQTQVAAVGGKGAHLGELSRIEGIRVPDGFCVTTDAFQRVLAEAPSMDDRLDRLSSLNPDDREAIRTLSTEIRRTVEGIAVPGDLAAAITRALARLGEQAAYAVRSSATAEDLPTASFAGQQDTYLNVVGPAAILQHVSRCWASLFTERAVTYRMRNGIDHRTVRMAVVVQQMVFPDAAGILFTADPVTGNRKVATVDAGFGLGEALVSGLVNPDVVRVRDGEVVAEAIAAKKRAVHALPAGGTQEVAIDPQRQEQPALTDAQVVRLVQLGRRIEAHFGRPQDIEWCLADDDFQIVQSRPITTLFPIPVAHDRENHVYVSVGHQQMMTDPMKPLGLSVWQLTAMVPMHEAGGRLFVDVTRRLASPASRAGLLEVVGRGDPLMRDALETVLDRDDFVPTLPEAGPGGPPATGASAPIETDPAIVTELIARSQASIAALRRDIRTKTGPALFDFLLEAFQEHKRVLGDPSSMQVIMAGMEATWWLNDQLQEWLGEKNAADTLTLSAPGNVTSEMGLALLDVADVIRPHPEVVAFLQGVEDDGFLDELPKFAGGTEARHAIEAYLDRYGMRCVGEIDITRPRWRERPTTLVPVILDNVRNFEPGAAERRFEQGRRKAQKKAQEVLDHLRALPDGEHKAYETKRMIGRVRTFIGYREYPKYAIVSRYFVYKQALLEEAERLVQANVLSEEEDVFYLTFQELHDVARTNRVDDELIQQRKDAFRSYHALTPPRVLTSDGEGIAGAYRRDDVPTGALIGLPVSAGTIEGRARVILDMAHADLEPGDILVTAHTDPSWTPLFVAIAGLVTEVGGLMTHGAVIAREYGLPAVVGVEKATRLIRDGQRIRVHGTDGYVEILPGH; translated from the coding sequence ATGGGATACGTGGTGGGTCTCCAGGAGATCGACCAGACGCAGGTCGCGGCCGTTGGCGGCAAGGGCGCGCACCTGGGGGAGCTCTCGCGGATCGAAGGCATCCGGGTGCCGGATGGCTTCTGCGTGACGACGGACGCTTTCCAACGGGTCTTGGCCGAAGCACCGTCGATGGACGATCGGCTCGATCGGCTGTCGAGCCTGAACCCGGATGACCGGGAGGCGATCCGCACGCTCAGCACCGAGATCCGCCGGACCGTCGAAGGGATTGCCGTGCCGGGCGATCTGGCGGCCGCGATCACCCGCGCGCTCGCCCGGCTCGGCGAGCAAGCCGCCTACGCCGTCCGATCCAGCGCGACGGCAGAGGACCTTCCGACGGCCTCCTTCGCCGGCCAGCAGGACACGTACCTGAACGTCGTGGGACCGGCGGCGATCCTCCAGCACGTCAGCCGGTGCTGGGCGTCGCTGTTCACCGAGCGGGCCGTGACCTACCGCATGCGGAACGGCATCGACCACCGCACGGTCCGCATGGCCGTGGTCGTGCAGCAGATGGTCTTCCCGGATGCGGCCGGCATCCTGTTCACGGCCGACCCCGTCACGGGCAACCGGAAGGTCGCCACCGTGGACGCCGGCTTCGGCCTCGGCGAGGCCCTGGTTTCCGGCCTGGTGAACCCGGACGTCGTCAGGGTGCGCGACGGCGAGGTCGTCGCCGAGGCGATCGCCGCCAAGAAGCGTGCCGTTCACGCGCTGCCGGCCGGCGGGACGCAGGAAGTGGCGATCGACCCGCAGCGGCAGGAGCAGCCGGCGCTGACGGATGCGCAGGTCGTGCGGCTCGTACAGCTCGGGCGGCGGATCGAAGCGCATTTCGGCCGCCCGCAGGACATCGAATGGTGCCTGGCCGACGATGATTTCCAGATCGTGCAGAGCCGGCCGATCACCACGCTGTTCCCCATCCCCGTGGCCCATGACCGGGAGAACCACGTCTACGTCTCCGTTGGTCATCAGCAGATGATGACCGACCCCATGAAGCCACTGGGGCTCTCCGTGTGGCAGCTGACGGCCATGGTGCCGATGCACGAGGCCGGCGGGAGGCTGTTCGTCGACGTCACCCGGCGCCTGGCATCGCCCGCGAGCCGCGCCGGCCTCCTGGAGGTGGTGGGGAGGGGCGATCCGCTGATGAGGGACGCGCTGGAGACCGTCCTCGACCGCGACGACTTCGTCCCGACGCTCCCGGAGGCTGGTCCGGGCGGGCCGCCGGCCACGGGCGCGTCCGCCCCGATCGAGACCGATCCGGCCATCGTCACCGAGCTGATCGCGCGCAGCCAGGCCTCCATCGCCGCCCTGCGGCGCGACATCCGGACGAAGACCGGACCGGCGCTGTTCGACTTCCTGCTGGAGGCGTTCCAGGAGCACAAGCGAGTCCTCGGTGATCCATCGAGCATGCAGGTGATCATGGCGGGGATGGAGGCCACCTGGTGGCTCAACGACCAGCTGCAGGAATGGCTGGGCGAGAAGAATGCGGCCGACACCCTCACGCTGTCGGCCCCCGGCAACGTCACGTCGGAGATGGGACTGGCGCTGCTCGACGTCGCCGACGTGATCCGCCCGCATCCCGAGGTGGTGGCGTTCCTGCAGGGCGTCGAGGACGATGGCTTCCTGGACGAGCTTCCGAAGTTCGCGGGCGGGACCGAAGCGCGCCACGCCATCGAGGCCTACCTCGACCGGTACGGCATGCGCTGCGTCGGCGAGATCGACATCACGAGGCCGCGCTGGCGCGAACGCCCCACCACGCTCGTGCCCGTGATCCTCGACAACGTCAGGAACTTCGAGCCGGGCGCCGCCGAGCGGCGCTTCGAGCAAGGACGGCGGAAGGCCCAGAAGAAGGCGCAGGAGGTGCTCGACCATCTCCGGGCACTGCCGGACGGTGAGCACAAGGCCTACGAGACCAAGCGGATGATCGGGCGGGTCCGGACCTTCATCGGCTACCGGGAGTACCCGAAGTACGCCATCGTCAGCCGCTACTTCGTCTACAAGCAGGCCCTACTGGAAGAGGCCGAACGCCTCGTGCAGGCCAACGTGCTCTCCGAGGAGGAGGACGTCTTCTACCTCACGTTCCAGGAGCTCCACGACGTCGCGCGCACGAACCGGGTGGATGACGAGCTGATCCAGCAGCGCAAGGACGCGTTCCGGTCGTACCACGCGCTCACGCCACCCCGGGTGCTGACTTCGGATGGCGAGGGCATCGCCGGCGCGTACCGACGCGACGACGTGCCGACCGGCGCCCTGATCGGCCTACCGGTCTCCGCCGGGACCATCGAAGGACGCGCCCGCGTCATCCTGGACATGGCCCATGCTGATCTCGAACCGGGTGACATCCTCGTCACGGCCCACACGGACCCGAGCTGGACGCCCCTCTTCGTCGCCATCGCAGGCCTGGTGACGGAGGTCGGAGGATTGATGACACACGGGGCAGTGATCGCACGGGAGTACGGGTTACCGGCCGTCGTAGGGGTGGAGAAAGCCACCCGACTGATCCGGGACGGGCAGCGGATCCGCGTGCATGGGACGGACGGGTACGTCGAGATCCTGCCGGGACACTAA
- a CDS encoding sugar ABC transporter substrate-binding protein, which produces MPHRLTRRDLLKVAALTGLLAGCGSRPDGAATWSMWSSSPEEAEVWANFSQYVEQRLGVRSVPNLTPSNGYPTKLDLQLVSGTASLVTAINGQLLPTYAARGALRPLDDLIAADPDFDADDFYPPIRAISSFAGRPYMVGFDVAPNVLYVNKTLLAERGIDAPSLTEPMTWARFRELAIELSAPPDRYGFTSAPDIDNLISWIYCAGGNVMNADATAGALDEPEAMEAFDFLVGLFVRDKVTPPITSLVPTNARANFMEGNVAFMQNGPWQVVNVRKAEFEWDIVPFPAGPAGSMPRVSGSGFAIPAAVGGADLELAWTLLKTLTSTGALNIYAGAGRNNPARYSAGSAFQPPPANVGIVQRILAGEIAGGHPFEVTTNWNQIKQMLDQDLPRGFLGQLTPAEVVAGLTPRLDVLMTQHQDNVRLAELRK; this is translated from the coding sequence ATGCCTCACCGACTCACGCGCCGTGACCTCCTGAAAGTTGCTGCGCTCACCGGACTGCTCGCCGGCTGCGGGTCCCGCCCGGACGGCGCCGCGACTTGGTCGATGTGGTCGAGCAGCCCCGAGGAGGCCGAGGTCTGGGCCAACTTCAGCCAGTACGTCGAGCAGCGGCTCGGCGTCCGGTCGGTCCCGAACCTCACCCCCTCGAACGGCTACCCGACCAAGCTCGACCTGCAGCTCGTGAGCGGCACGGCGAGCCTCGTCACCGCGATCAACGGGCAGCTGCTGCCCACCTACGCGGCACGGGGCGCGCTCCGCCCGCTCGACGACCTCATCGCCGCCGACCCCGACTTCGACGCCGACGACTTCTACCCGCCCATTCGCGCCATCTCCTCCTTCGCCGGCCGGCCCTACATGGTCGGGTTCGACGTGGCGCCGAACGTCCTCTACGTCAACAAGACGCTGCTCGCGGAACGCGGCATCGACGCGCCGTCGCTCACCGAGCCGATGACCTGGGCCCGGTTCCGGGAGCTCGCCATCGAGCTCAGCGCGCCGCCCGACCGGTACGGGTTCACCTCTGCACCGGACATCGACAACCTCATCTCCTGGATCTACTGCGCGGGCGGCAACGTGATGAACGCCGACGCCACCGCGGGCGCACTGGACGAGCCGGAGGCGATGGAGGCATTCGACTTCCTGGTCGGCCTGTTCGTCCGCGACAAGGTCACGCCGCCGATCACCAGCCTCGTCCCGACGAACGCGCGCGCCAACTTCATGGAGGGCAACGTCGCGTTCATGCAGAACGGCCCGTGGCAGGTGGTGAACGTGCGCAAGGCCGAGTTCGAGTGGGACATCGTGCCGTTCCCCGCCGGGCCTGCCGGCAGCATGCCGCGAGTGTCCGGGTCCGGCTTCGCCATCCCGGCCGCCGTCGGGGGCGCTGATCTCGAGCTGGCATGGACCCTGCTCAAGACGCTCACCAGCACCGGCGCGCTCAACATCTACGCCGGGGCAGGCCGCAACAACCCGGCCCGATACTCGGCGGGCTCCGCGTTCCAGCCGCCGCCCGCGAACGTCGGCATCGTCCAGCGGATCCTCGCCGGCGAGATCGCCGGCGGGCACCCGTTCGAGGTCACCACCAACTGGAACCAGATCAAACAGATGCTCGACCAGGACCTGCCCCGCGGCTTCCTCGGGCAGCTCACCCCGGCCGAGGTGGTCGCAGGCCTGACCCCGCGGCTGGACGTCCTCATGACCCAGCACCAGGACAACGTGCGCCTCGCCGAGCTGCGCAAATGA